Proteins found in one Rhodobacteraceae bacterium D3-12 genomic segment:
- a CDS encoding feruloyl-CoA synthase — translation MKRTTRFEPHDTELLRRDDGTMIYRSRKAMSDTVGRTGDWLHRWAKDAPERVFIAERSGAGWREERYGAVLEQVRAIAESLLARGLNNATPILVMSGNGVDHGLLALAAQYAGIPTVPVAEQYSLIHGAHGRLQHAIELVRPKMAYVVDAGQYDEALNLPDFDDIEVVASRVAGRAGVTPFSELMKGDASVDVDAAFAKVTPETMVKILLTSGSTSAPKGVITTHKMMCVNQAQILDSLPQLNDRVQRIVDWLPWNHVFGGSHNFNMMLANGGALYIDDGKPVKGLFERTLENLSMVTGTLSFNVPVGFGLLIKALEADAGLKQRFFEDLDMIFYAGASLPQDMWQALENMALEVKGEVPLMTSSWGLTETAPAAMFQQEPTDSAGRIGVPMSGIELKLIPDEDLRCEVRLRGPSIMPGYFESPEKTADAFDEEGFFITGDAMKFVDPENPNRGMKFDGRISEDFKLNTGTWVRAAQLRLDLLALLSPIAADLVVTGADKAQIGVMIFPNMAELEREGFASDALDGALSDKLLLGEVHRRLAERAREVSGSSVHVGRAMVLAEPPNMGEGEMTAKGNLNYRKVLDRRKALLERLYSDNDPAVTVV, via the coding sequence ATGAAACGCACGACGCGGTTTGAGCCGCATGACACCGAACTGTTGCGCCGCGACGACGGCACGATGATTTATCGCAGCCGCAAGGCGATGAGCGACACGGTAGGGCGGACCGGGGATTGGCTCCATCGTTGGGCCAAGGACGCACCCGAGCGGGTGTTCATCGCCGAGCGCAGCGGCGCGGGTTGGCGCGAGGAGCGCTATGGTGCAGTGCTCGAGCAGGTGCGCGCGATTGCCGAGAGCCTGCTGGCACGGGGATTGAACAACGCCACGCCGATCTTGGTCATGTCGGGCAATGGGGTGGATCACGGGCTTTTGGCACTGGCGGCGCAGTATGCGGGCATTCCCACGGTGCCGGTGGCGGAGCAATATTCGCTGATCCATGGGGCGCATGGGCGCTTGCAGCACGCGATCGAGCTGGTCCGGCCCAAGATGGCCTATGTGGTGGATGCCGGGCAGTATGATGAGGCGCTGAACCTGCCGGATTTCGACGACATTGAAGTGGTTGCCTCGCGGGTTGCCGGACGAGCGGGGGTGACGCCGTTTAGCGAGCTTATGAAGGGCGATGCAAGTGTCGACGTTGACGCCGCCTTTGCCAAGGTGACGCCTGAGACGATGGTGAAGATTTTGCTGACCTCTGGCTCGACCTCGGCGCCGAAGGGGGTGATCACGACGCATAAGATGATGTGCGTGAATCAGGCGCAGATTCTTGACAGCCTGCCGCAATTGAATGACCGGGTGCAGCGCATCGTTGATTGGCTGCCTTGGAACCATGTCTTTGGCGGTTCGCATAACTTTAACATGATGCTGGCCAATGGCGGCGCGCTGTATATTGACGATGGCAAGCCGGTGAAGGGCCTGTTCGAACGGACGCTGGAAAACCTGTCGATGGTGACAGGGACGCTGAGCTTTAACGTGCCGGTTGGGTTTGGTTTGCTTATTAAAGCGCTGGAGGCGGATGCGGGCCTGAAGCAGCGGTTTTTTGAAGATCTCGATATGATCTTTTATGCTGGGGCATCGCTGCCGCAGGACATGTGGCAGGCGCTTGAAAACATGGCGCTTGAGGTGAAGGGCGAAGTGCCTTTGATGACCTCAAGCTGGGGTTTGACCGAGACGGCCCCGGCGGCGATGTTCCAACAGGAGCCAACCGATAGCGCGGGGCGGATTGGTGTGCCGATGAGCGGCATCGAGTTGAAGCTGATCCCGGATGAAGACCTACGCTGTGAAGTGCGGTTGCGCGGGCCGTCGATCATGCCGGGGTATTTCGAAAGCCCGGAAAAGACGGCGGATGCCTTTGATGAGGAAGGGTTTTTCATCACCGGCGATGCGATGAAATTCGTTGATCCGGAAAATCCGAACCGGGGCATGAAATTCGATGGCCGTATCTCGGAAGATTTCAAGCTGAACACCGGCACATGGGTGCGGGCTGCGCAACTGCGGCTTGATCTGTTGGCGCTGCTGTCGCCGATCGCGGCGGACCTTGTGGTAACGGGGGCCGATAAGGCGCAGATCGGTGTGATGATCTTTCCCAACATGGCCGAATTGGAGCGCGAAGGCTTTGCCAGTGATGCACTTGACGGGGCGCTGAGTGACAAGCTGTTGCTGGGCGAGGTGCATCGCCGGTTGGCGGAGCGGGCGCGCGAGGTGTCGGGCTCTTCGGTGCATGTGGGGCGGGCGATGGTGTTGGCCGAGCCGCCGAACATGGGCGAGGGAGAGATGACCGCCAAGGGGAACCTGAATTATCGCAAGGTTCTGGACCGGCGCAAGGCGCTGCTGGAGCGGCTTTATTCGGACAATGACCCGGCGGTGACAGTGGTTTGA
- a CDS encoding amidohydrolase family protein, which yields MVDISKVRAIDIHTHAEEPCGCHADDGYDDLQSTMASYFRAPWKHPPTVPQTAQHYREQNIAAVIFPVDAERETGYRRYKNEEVAELAAENDDVLIPFASIDPWKGKMGVREARRLIKDFGIKGFKFHPTMQGFWPNDRMAYPLYEAIAEEGGIALFHTGQTGVGSGMPGGNGMRLKYSNPMVIDDVAVDFPEMKIILAHPSFPWQEEALSVAQHKPNVYIDLSGWSPKYFPDILVKYCNSILKKKVLFGSDWPMITPERWLSDFEKIGIKDELREGIIKGNAAKLLGFE from the coding sequence ATGGTAGACATTTCAAAGGTCCGCGCGATCGACATTCACACCCATGCAGAAGAACCGTGTGGGTGCCATGCAGATGACGGCTATGACGATCTGCAATCAACAATGGCGAGCTATTTTCGTGCGCCTTGGAAGCATCCGCCGACCGTGCCGCAAACCGCGCAGCATTACCGCGAGCAAAACATCGCGGCGGTGATTTTTCCCGTCGATGCAGAGCGCGAGACGGGCTATCGCCGTTACAAGAACGAAGAGGTTGCCGAGTTGGCCGCCGAGAACGACGATGTGCTTATTCCATTTGCCAGCATTGACCCGTGGAAAGGCAAGATGGGCGTGCGCGAGGCACGGCGCCTGATCAAGGATTTCGGCATCAAAGGGTTCAAGTTTCACCCGACGATGCAGGGCTTCTGGCCGAATGACCGTATGGCTTATCCGCTTTATGAGGCGATTGCCGAGGAGGGCGGTATTGCGCTGTTCCACACCGGGCAGACCGGGGTGGGTAGCGGTATGCCCGGCGGCAACGGGATGCGTTTGAAATACTCGAACCCCATGGTGATTGACGATGTGGCGGTGGACTTTCCCGAGATGAAAATCATCCTCGCGCACCCGTCTTTCCCTTGGCAGGAAGAGGCGCTTTCGGTGGCGCAGCACAAGCCCAATGTCTATATCGACCTCAGCGGTTGGAGCCCCAAGTATTTCCCCGATATCCTTGTGAAATACTGCAATTCCATCTTGAAGAAAAAGGTTCTGTTTGGCTCGGATTGGCCGATGATCACGCCGGAGCGTTGGTTGAGTGATTTCGAGAAAATCGGCATCAAGGATGAGCTTCGCGAGGGGATCATCAAGGGCAACGCGGCGAAGCTTTTGGGTTTTGAGTGA
- a CDS encoding acyl-CoA dehydrogenase family protein — translation MKPFKAPLDDILFTLNHVAGAHALSEWDAEFAGDIGAHFAAFAEGEIAPLDEPGDRQGCVLDDGRVRMPDGFCTLYKAYAEQGWPGLTAPEEFGGQGMGAMMLAIVSEVFSGANHSLQMVTGLVPGAIRVLMRFGTEEQKARHIPGLASGELLATMCLTEPGAGSDLSKVRCRAEQSGDGWRITGEKIFISGGDQDMSDGIFHLVLARTSDNGVKGLSLFAVRDVVEGARNGVSVTRIEEKMGLHASPTCQLAFDAAEAELIGKEGQGLLAMFTMMNHARSDVALQGVAHAARAYDVARAYAEERVQGRKPDGSAAVLADHADVARMLDEIDMLALGGRAIAHLAFVTMERGDAPALVEFLTPVAKYYCTEAGMRAAELGVQVLGGYGYLSEYRLEQTYRDARITAIYEGANGIHARTLATRLLKGAEAEAFEEFLRAEAERFGGGVSAVLSQWQEARDLLRGARDASVLADDFMQVTAMALLTALWARMESAAEQHPEPARITRVAARAGRWVRAFAPGYLVRMGEEAA, via the coding sequence ATGAAGCCGTTCAAGGCGCCGCTCGACGACATTCTCTTTACGCTCAACCACGTGGCGGGCGCGCATGCGCTGTCCGAGTGGGACGCGGAGTTTGCGGGCGACATCGGGGCGCATTTTGCCGCCTTTGCGGAGGGCGAGATTGCGCCGCTGGATGAGCCGGGCGATCGGCAGGGTTGTGTCTTGGACGATGGACGCGTGCGGATGCCCGACGGGTTTTGCACGCTCTACAAGGCCTATGCTGAGCAGGGGTGGCCGGGGCTGACCGCGCCGGAGGAATTCGGCGGGCAGGGCATGGGCGCGATGATGCTGGCCATCGTGTCGGAAGTGTTCAGCGGGGCGAACCATTCGTTGCAGATGGTCACCGGGCTGGTGCCCGGCGCGATCCGGGTGTTGATGCGGTTCGGCACCGAGGAGCAGAAGGCGCGCCATATTCCGGGGCTGGCCAGTGGCGAGCTTTTGGCGACCATGTGCCTAACGGAGCCGGGCGCGGGATCGGACCTGTCCAAAGTGCGGTGCCGGGCCGAGCAGAGTGGTGACGGCTGGCGGATCACCGGCGAGAAGATCTTTATCTCGGGCGGCGATCAGGACATGTCGGACGGGATTTTCCATTTGGTGCTGGCGCGGACCTCGGACAATGGGGTTAAGGGGTTGTCTCTTTTTGCTGTGCGCGACGTGGTTGAGGGGGCGCGAAATGGCGTGAGCGTCACCCGGATCGAGGAAAAGATGGGGCTTCATGCCTCGCCCACCTGTCAATTGGCGTTTGATGCGGCCGAGGCCGAGTTGATCGGCAAGGAGGGGCAGGGTCTTTTGGCGATGTTTACCATGATGAACCACGCGCGATCAGACGTGGCGTTGCAGGGCGTGGCCCATGCGGCGCGGGCCTATGACGTGGCGCGGGCATACGCAGAAGAGCGGGTGCAGGGGCGCAAACCCGATGGCAGCGCCGCGGTTCTGGCGGATCATGCGGATGTGGCGCGGATGCTCGACGAGATTGACATGCTGGCGCTGGGGGGACGGGCGATTGCGCATCTGGCCTTTGTCACGATGGAGCGGGGCGACGCGCCTGCGTTGGTTGAGTTCCTGACGCCGGTGGCCAAGTATTATTGCACCGAGGCCGGGATGCGGGCGGCGGAATTGGGCGTGCAGGTGTTAGGCGGGTATGGCTATCTTAGCGAATACAGGCTTGAGCAGACCTATCGCGATGCGCGGATCACGGCGATTTACGAAGGGGCCAATGGCATTCACGCACGCACGCTGGCGACGCGGTTGCTGAAGGGTGCCGAGGCGGAGGCTTTTGAAGAGTTCTTGCGGGCCGAGGCAGAGCGGTTTGGCGGTGGTGTCTCGGCGGTGTTGAGCCAATGGCAGGAGGCGCGAGACCTGCTGCGCGGAGCGCGCGACGCGAGCGTGTTGGCCGATGATTTCATGCAGGTGACGGCGATGGCTTTGCTCACGGCGCTTTGGGCGCGCATGGAAAGCGCGGCAGAACAGCACCCCGAACCGGCGCGCATCACGCGGGTGGCGGCGCGCGCGGGGCGCTGGGTGCGCGCGTTCGCGCCCGGCTATCTTGTGCGGATGGGTGAGGAGGCGGCCTGA